The Leptospira andrefontaineae genomic sequence CTTTGCCTTGTGCCAAGGATTCACGGATAATCTTATCATCAATATCAGTGATATTCATTGTCATATCCGGTTTATAACCGAATGCGACTAAAGCACGCCTTAGAAGATCTACAAATAGGAATGCGCGTAAATTCCCTAAATGAGCGAAATTATAAACTGTAGGACCGCAGGAATATACGCGGACCCTGTCTGGAAACTCCGGGCGGAATACTTCTTTGTTTCCGCTAAGAGAATTATGGAAACGGATCTCTTTCATTCCGGGAACAGGATCTCTTTCGAGAATTCCAAATTGGCCAAATTCTGTTTGTCCCCTACGATACCGGCTTCATTTCCTTCTGTAGGATATACCTGCATTCTTTTATCGCAGACTAAATGGTTGAATAATGCAAATACGGATTTAGGATGAGAAACTTTATCATCCATTCCAACGGATACCAGAGTAGGGATCTTGATTTTTTTGGAAAAATTCAAACTATCAAAATAAGAAAGATTCTTTTTTACCTGGGCTTTCTTGGATTTTGCATTAGCGATCTGCTCAGCGATTTCCTTGGACCAGCTAGTTCCCAATTTCAGTTGTGTATCATCCACATGGCAAAAATTAGGAGTTTCTAATATAAGGGCCTTTACTCTAGGGGAATTCGCCGCCCCGAATAGAGCCATGGAAGCACCGATCCCTTTTCCGGCCAGGATGATCTTGTCGCCGTCGATCCCATCAGTGAGTCTTAAAAATTCGATCGTACGGATCACATCTAAGTAATTTGCTTTTAAGAAGAAGGATTCTTTTGCCTCTAATCCTTTTCTATAATATCCGGGAGTCCAATCCGGATCAGGAATTTCTCCTTCTTTCAATACCGGACGGATAAGTTGAGTTCCATGACCTCTTAGGTCCAGAATGAGTTGTGCTACTCCAGCTTCTGTTAGTCCCTTAATAATTTGAGGTCGATCTTTTGCATAATCATGGAAGTAGACAAGAACGGGAAGATCTCCTCTTTTCCTTGGGATCACTAAACTGCCTGTAAGAGTCGCATTCCCGTAAGATTGGAAAGAAATATCGTAGATGGTTTCTTTTAAAATGGTCCCTTTGAGTAGGGCCTTGGTTTGGTTTTTAACCGGAAAACCTTTGAGTTCTCGGATCGACTCCGCCCAAAAATCGTCCAAATCCGCTGGAGGTGAGAAGGGAGGATAAGTCTGGAAGCACTCGTCGAAACTGATAGCCATCAGAGATACATCGTTTTCATTTCAACGGGGGTGTAAAGTGATCTTTTGCGGAATACAATGTCTGGAGAAGTAGGACAGAAATTGTCATGGGTCCTACACCTCCCGGAACAGGAGTATAATGAGAGGATTTTTCCCAGGCTTTGGAAATTTCGATATCACCTACGTTTCCAGCATTATAACCGGCATCCAATAATACCGATCCCGGTTTGATCCAATCTGCTTTAATAAATTCAGGTTTTCCAACTGCACCTACAATGATATCTGCTTGGGCCACGATTTCGGGTAGGTTTTGGGTTCTGGAATGGCAGAGAGTGACAGTTGCGTTCATTTCTGTAAGAAGCATAGCCATAGGTTTTCCCAAAATAGGAGAACGTCCTACGACCACGGCTCTTTTCCCTGCAGGATCAATCCCGTATTCTTTAAGAAGAAGCACCATACCATACGGAGTACATGGCAGATAGGTTTCTACTCCCATGGACAATTTCCCGAAGGATAATGTAGTAACTCCGTCCACATCTTTCTTCAAATCGATCCTATCGAATGCCGCTCTTTCATCAATCTGAGGAGGGGTAGGATGTTGTAGAAGAATTCCGTGAGTGTCCGGGTCCGCGTTCAGGCGATCAATGACTGCAAGTAATTCCTGGGTGGTCGTCGTTTCAGGAAGTTCAATTTTTTCGGAAATCATTCCCACCGCGTGGCAGGACTTGACTTTCATATTCACATAAGTGGCGGAAGCTGGATCACTTCCTACCAGGATGGTTGCAAGTTTCGGGGGCTTTTTTCCGGAAGCCACGAGAGTTTTGATCTCTTCGGCGATAGAATCTTTTATCTTTTGGGAAAGTTTTTTGCCATCCAGTAAAATCGCAGTCATGGGTTCAGGATTTAGCTTCCGGTCCCGATGTCATCCGAAAATAATCCTTTTCAGTCGGGTAGATTGCTTAAAATAGGATCATGTCCGAAGTTTCCACCATTGACCTAAATCGTTTGCAGGAACATGTAAACCAGACCGTACGTATCCAAGGTTGGGTTCACGGTTTGAGAGGATCTAACGCCAGACAATTTTTAAGTCTGAGAAATTCCGGAAAGATATTACAGGTGCTCGCGGAAAAAGAAATTATAGGAGAAGATCTGTTTTCTGAGATCAAACATCTCAAACAGGAAACTTCTGTCGAGGTAATCGGCAAATTAGTGGAGAATGAAAAGTCTCCCATAGGATTTGAATTG encodes the following:
- the folD gene encoding bifunctional methylenetetrahydrofolate dehydrogenase/methenyltetrahydrofolate cyclohydrolase FolD, yielding MTAILLDGKKLSQKIKDSIAEEIKTLVASGKKPPKLATILVGSDPASATYVNMKVKSCHAVGMISEKIELPETTTTQELLAVIDRLNADPDTHGILLQHPTPPQIDERAAFDRIDLKKDVDGVTTLSFGKLSMGVETYLPCTPYGMVLLLKEYGIDPAGKRAVVVGRSPILGKPMAMLLTEMNATVTLCHSRTQNLPEIVAQADIIVGAVGKPEFIKADWIKPGSVLLDAGYNAGNVGDIEISKAWEKSSHYTPVPGGVGPMTISVLLLQTLYSAKDHFTPPLK
- a CDS encoding acetylxylan esterase; translated protein: MAISFDECFQTYPPFSPPADLDDFWAESIRELKGFPVKNQTKALLKGTILKETIYDISFQSYGNATLTGSLVIPRKRGDLPVLVYFHDYAKDRPQIIKGLTEAGVAQLILDLRGHGTQLIRPVLKEGEIPDPDWTPGYYRKGLEAKESFFLKANYLDVIRTIEFLRLTDGIDGDKIILAGKGIGASMALFGAANSPRVKALILETPNFCHVDDTQLKLGTSWSKEIAEQIANAKSKKAQVKKNLSYFDSLNFSKKIKIPTLVSVGMDDKVSHPKSVFALFNHLVCDKRMQVYPTEGNEAGIVGDKQNLANLEFSKEILFPE